The DNA sequence ACAAGCACTCAAACCAAAGCAGAAAGTGGAGGAACCCAGCATGAGGTTGATCCTCTCTGATTCATAGCATGTGCTCGACACCTTTTTCCTCAATCTTGCAATCTAGAGCAATCCAAAATCACACTGGTAAGGAGCTCCTCTGCAGTCTTCCTTCTCATCCACCTGGCTCTAATGGGTACATCAGTGACTTGTAACCCTTGGCTTCAAGATTCATAAATAACTAACGTGGATTTAGCCTCGTAGGCTGGTTTTGCCTagattttcttctgtccttcaAAAAGCCTTGGTGCAGCAAGCATGCTGCTTGAGAGTCTCACATGAGGCATAGCTGCATACATGAGGtatacagaatatattttctgtatgtcCTTATGTCTTCAATATACGTCCttatgaaggaaagaaaagtggttttggtttttaacTTAACCGACACTCACTTTTAGAGCCTTATAAATGAATATTTGGCCTTTGGTTCTGTGCTAAGGGCAAGTCCTTTAAGTGCTGCTTCAAACACCCCAGCCCCTGTTAACCCATAGCTGCCCAAGTGGAAGAGCAGAGGTAAAGCCAGTCAGCATTTTTCCTTGCTCCTTTATTATTTCTGCTGGAAAGAGGCAGAACTTCTTGTGATAATTTCCTTTGAGCAGTGCTTATTCACAGCAAGCCACAGTGGGAGAGGGTGGGAGGCAGAGTTCATTCATTTTTGTAGCATAACATAGAACAGATTGTGTTTGGATTTCACTAGATATTTGTTGTTTTACGTTTCTCTGCTTTATATTGGAGAAGGGCCTGCAGCACAACTTTGATCCAAGGTACAAATCCACAGCCAAGATTTGAAGTAAGCCTGCAAAACTTTCTCCAGAACGGGCCCTAGCCCAGCATGCTGACTCGGGGAGCGTCGTGCTCTTCACGTTGCTGACCAGTTGATTCAGGCCTGGTTCTGCTTATTTGACCATCAGCCCGCAAACGAACTCGGAGGCTCCTGCCATCCACGTTCTCGTCTGTAGTATTTTGAGAACAATAAGCCAGTAACTCCACCAACAGGACAATGCAGTTGCATCAGTACAATGCTGCCAACTGCCAAGGAAGTCAACGAGACCAGAACAAGCGTAAAGAAATGCTGGCAGCGTGAAGGGGGAAGAGTGTGTgacagaagaggaaggagaggaaggtcGTAAGGCTAAGCCGGGCATCATTTCTGATATTAAGCACAAAATTATCCACATCTTCTAGTTCAACCAGTCTGCCAACAACCCCAAGGTGGTAGAAGAGGTGAAGTGGGAAAAGTGGTTATAATCTTCCTGTGCAACACCATTGCCTTCACAGGGCTTTTTGGAGATTTCAATTTCAGATAACTTTTTGCACCAAGTTCCTGGGAACATAGCCCAGAACATGTCCtaataaaaaaacaagaatCCTTCATTTTTAGGAGAACAAACACGGAACCGAGTTTAGCTACAGGTCCTATCTTTAAAAACACACGATGTTGTTCTGTTTAGGAACTGGTGTGCAAGGAACACGGGAGAACGCGCTGCTGCCCAGAGGAACGGTCGTGTTGCAAAGCTTTATGAGGGGAAGAGCCCACACCCAGAGCTGGCCACAAGCCGTGCACAGACCCTGTGCAGCCAAAGCCAAAGAGATCAAAGAGTTACAGCCCAGCTCGCCAGCCCCAGGAAGGCAGGAAATACATCAGTACCCAAAGTCTTTAACTAATGCACTAATAACAAAGCGAAATAACTACAGAAGGGAACCTCCTGGATCTGACTACGAGAGATGTGACTAATGCAGACCCTGTGCTTTCACAAACGCTGAGTCGACAACATGCCCTAGCTACAGGAGAAACAAGTTTTATCTGTGTGCAGGGAGAGCACCACTCACGTAACAGTCTGGATTACACAAAATTCATTGGAAAAGGTTTACAACCGTTTATGATTTCAGTACGACTCCTCCTGTAGCGTAAACAACGTTGATGTGTAATTAATTACCATAATAATTATGGTAATTCGTGTTGTCCCTTAACGCTGCGCTCTCACGCTAGCTTCTGCAAGGCTGTCAACCCTCAcagtgccagggctgctgcaaTTACAAACAGCAGTGGGTGTCAAccacaaaggggaaaaaaaaaaaaacactgaaagaatTGCAACATGCTGCATTTGGCACACGATAAAGACAGAGGTGCCAAGGTTTAGCCCACTTCTTGTCAAAGAATATGAAGTCAGAAATAAACAGGTGCAATCTCTTAGCCGAAGACAAATCCAGTGTGGATAAAGCCTCATTGTCTCTCTTTATGCATAAGAATGTTTTATTGACAGAGCCAGCTCAGATATGTGCAGTCAGGAAGCACATATAAGCAGTCCAATAGTACACAGCCATTAAGGGATGGCAATAAGGAAGGAAGAGTAACAACACGCAATagaaaaacaatgagaaaaCCACCCGGCCTGGAATACTGATGGGGAATGAAGCTTTTCCAAtgcatctgttttgtttgtttgggacataggttctgttttctttcattatgaCAAAAAACAGTTCCCTAGAGGTaatcaagtgaaaaaaaaaaaaaaaacctctttttGCTGAGGAGCTTTCAAAGCACCTGCTGACTCCTGATTCTGTGAGCAGCTTGGAGGTGCAGCCTCACACCACCATACAGCCCTGTTCAACTAGCTGGGGTTGTGCAGGAGCAATGTCTTTAAGTCTGATAACACTGCCATACAACTCCAAGTAGCTCCTTCCATAGCACCGCCGTGGCTCATCCATCCCCTTTGTGCTGATGCCCCCTACTTGGTGTAGCAGAATTACTACCATCAGGCACATGAGAACAACAGAAAGCAGAATGTTAAGAGAGAACTGTCAAATGAAATCAAAGTTACTGaacttccaaaaagaaaaaaaaaaaaaacactatactGAATAGGCCTAAGAAGTTTTAAGtgcttttctttgtgtgtgtgtgttttttttatagtGAACCAAGAGGCAATAAAACAGCTGTACCTTCCAAACCAAAACATACATGAGTACATACTGTTCAGTGTGTGTCTATTTTTGACAGTTAATGGGAAACGATGTCCTCAGAGCATGCACCGTGCTCAGAACGCCATCTACTGGCAGAACTGGCCATGGAGGGgtaggaggaaaaggaaaaaaccccaaaccataGCTGGTTGTTGCAATCTTCCATTCTGAGAAAGCCAAGACATCAGATACACATATGTGCCACTACAAGAAGTACACTATCTATTGAATCCAGTGGAACAGTGCCGCTGCAACACCCTGATGTACagctaaatatttattaattaactAATGGTTAGATGAGATTGCAGTTTTGCATGTCTTAGGGATGGAGGGCAACATTTTGCTTGTGAAATGTTCTGAGCAAGCCTGTATTAAACACAGAGCCAGGAAAACACAATTAAGCtcaatgagggaaaaaaaataccctgCGTCACAGTGTATTAGAAAACCAAGACTGGGGAGAATATTTGAACATTGCTGGCTTGGTATTAGGAACAGACGAGATTCAGAGCCACTGAAGAAGTTGAGCCTTTCAATGTTTTAAATTCCATGTAACAGAGACAGCTACGAAACCACACTGAGCTGAGAATACAGACCAGATACCTTACTGCTTATTTGAATTATGCAAATTGTCTTTACAAAGTATTTTATATCAGGCAGTTATGTGTAACACTGGCAGAccattaaatttacattttcccCACATTAGGCAGAGTGCAGAAGCCaccaagataaaaaaaaaaaatagcagttgTTCTAAGAACAAAACTTACAAACTAAAGTTGCTCCTTGAACAAAACCTAGTGCTAGAATAATACCACAACTCTATTTCTGTCTTATGCTTGCATAAGGATGCTGGGACCCTGTATCAATGAGTAAATtaggagttgttttttttttttttatttttatggtgtacAAATTTTgcacaaaacaccaccacaaagaTTTTTTCCACTATTTAGTAAACAAACCaggaacaaaaatacttttagcTTCTGTGAAGCTCAGTTCCACTTACTTGGGTCTCATATTAGAATAATTGAAGGTACACTAGGATTAGAAGCTATATCTTGCTGTAGATCAAAGCTAGAAAAGAGTAAGATGCAATTGATTCAAAGAGGACTTTTCGCTCTTTATTACTTGTGGACAAGGAGGACTGATGCCCCATCATCAAAGCAGACTCAAGTTGCtacaaaatacaagaaaaacatgGTTCTGGTCTGTAAGACATAACCttcaacaggaaaacaaatgaagcttttaagaGTCACATTTCACAGGCAAATAATTAACAGTTTGAAGAACAGTCACCAGGTAAAGTCATCGGTCAACCAGTTACAGctttaatataaaatgtttaGTCCAGTCATAAACTCAGTTGTTCAAACAAAAAGTGAGTAGTGGAACCAATATCTTGAACAAGGTCATTTAATTTGTTTAGATATCAAGTTTGTTGGGTGACAAATACAGTAATCTTACTCCAGAAAATACTTGTCCACACCTATCTTTGCCTAACCAGCTAGCTGTCTTGTTACTGCCTCGATACCTTCGGATGCCACGCTCTTCTGAGACTGTTCTTTCTATTTAACATTACAGCAGCTGCATCTCAGGGGAATTTAGCTGATTTTCTTAAACTAATACCAGAAACTGTATACAGAAATATATAACCTACACAGATTTAGTGGGGACTATGTCTGAAATACTTTTCAATCTTGTGGGAGAGTCAAGAACTGCCAAGAAAGTAGTGTGGAGAACCTTGCACAAAGTGTATACATCACCTTCGTGCACATATATTTAGCTTTTGATGGTTTAAATTTAGCATCTGCTTGGAGTACTAAATTCTAACCAAACCattataaaaattgtttaaagaaaatactgatagctgttattttttttctgaaatcaaaatAACTATGTACACCCATGCCAACCTTAGCttctcagaaaaatgaaacagcatgtaaaaaaaaataatacctttAAGTATAACATTCTCATCTGTTGTCCATTCTGCCAGGAAGTTATAAGTTACTTACAAATGGAGACTGAGAAAGAAAGCATCCCCTTTAGAGCAAATAAAGTTAAGCAATTCTAGCAAGCTCTAGCAAAAAGGGAAGTATTTGCcctaaataaacaaaaaggcaaGCCTGAAGAATGGTAGCAATATTTTCAGCCTCTCCGTAAACAATCATCAAGAATAGGCTGGAGTAAATCATTATCTGGTGGAGGGGAAAGTGAATAGTAGCtacaaaatcatttaaaaaaaatcttcctacaAGATTTCATCACCTGCAAAATTACTTTAATCTTCTTttccctcttaaaaaaaaaaaaaaagactcactTTACAGTTTTGAATTTGACTtatgaataaagaaaaagcaaatactAGTTAATTGGCATAGGGTTTTCATACCCAAGTAGTATCACAGGGTTGAAACTCTCCAGTGTGCATCCCTACTAACATCAACTAGTAATCCTGCTTCCACAGAGATGTTCCCATAGACGTTTTCCACCACCTCTTGTTCTCAGTTAACACACCTACTTATTTGTGTACAAACCCACAACTTGTTCTGTCAGATGAATTGGTTTGAAACCATGCAAAAAGAGCAAGTAGTATTTTTGGACTCCTGATAGTTTTAACttgcatttcttaaaattttatAAGTTAACAGAGCTCTGAATGAGTTAAGGCACCCATatgcccagaaaaaaaataaataccttggGCTAAATACAACTAACTGTTCAGCAGTCATGTAATTGCACAATTGTCTACCTAATCTGCAGGATAACACTACCAATGACTTTAAAGATCCTAAAATATGAATACTAGAAACTCTGTGAATATAATGAACAAGGCATTGACAAGACATTCTCAAGGTTCATTCTGTATTCCTGGCTCTTCACGGTAACGGCTACTCCTAATGTAATTAGCATTTAGCAGCAAGATCAGCATGTTctaagaatgaaataaatattcacaCAATCAATACTAATGGTTCAAATGCTCAAACACATTattgaaaacattaattttccaATCTTTTTCCTGCCCAATCCACGTTTGCAGAGACAAGACCCTTGGCAACAACATTCACAGCTCTCAGTACCACAGAAGCTTCTGCAAACAAATTCTAGGCCTGAAGTTTTGTTATCTGTGGTGCCTGGAAGTTGTTTTACTGTGTTCGAAGCTGGTAGTctgtaaaggggaaaaaaaaaaaagcaaaaccagattTAGTACATTGTCTTTCACCAGACGTAATAAAGCAGATCAGTAAAGTGGGATGAAGAgataaagaaaatcagaaaaagacaGATCTTCGTGTAGAATAAGCACAAAAATGGGCTTTAAAACAATTAAGGTGATTACAAGCTTCCAAGCcagaaaaagtcaaaaaaacaCGAAgtggaagtgtttttttgtttaacaGAGCTAGTAGCTTTTAGCATACACTATTTATTCATGCCAAAGCTGACAAAGTGATATGTATGAGACATTTCCTTACTTACATACCCCCAAAATTCAAGTATTTGCTAATTAAGCTTGGATTCAGTGAACTGCACTATCCTACTGAGTTTTTCATTTAGACAGCAATGAAAAGGTGACtagaaaaagcagcaaacacGAATGCAAAACATTATAGTATAGAGTTTAACATCAAAGAAtacaagaaaactgtttttgcaTTTCAATTTGTAGGTATATCCTGGAAAAACAAAGTATGCAAGACAGAGGTGTCTGCAACCCATTGGTTTCCAATTTACCTCCATTCTGGGTAATGTAACGAACCCACGGGAGAGCCTGATAGCCACTCTTCTCAATTATCTTTAAGTAGCGAACCTGGAAAGAAGGATGTGTTATGTTAGTCTTCCATGTCAGCCAAGCagtgtttaggaaaaaaaattaactgggGGGATAGTGATGGTCAAAGGTGTGTTTTATGGATAACAATGAACAGAAATCATctagaaaagcaaaactttcaGATGTAAATATAAAGGATAAACCTCTGACACTTGCATTAACAGCATGCTTTCCATCTGAAATAATGCAGCCAGTTCTTTCATTATTCTCATTAGCAGGTTCCCCTAAAGTAGGAGAAATCCAGACTTGTCATACTAATAAACAAGGAGTCACAGTACTTTCATGTGAGGTACAGGAAGTGTATGtgcagcagacaaaacacagaacaaaggaGGTAAGTCAGGAGCCCTAAGGACAAGGCAGACAACACTACAAGGCTGAACAACAATTTTCGTGTTAAAAGCCTAGCACAAGCTTTACCAGTATTTCTATTTTCATCTACTAACCTGGATTCCTGAAGTGGTAAAATACGGAATCTCAAATTTGACACTAATGGGCGGTTTTCCTTCCTTATCTTCAGCTTCAACACTTGGAAGTCCAAAGTGAGCTCTCATCAGATATTCTTTTCCACCCTTACCAAAAAAGAagatgtgttgttgttgtttttttcttttttctttaaacaaacaagAGAGCTTCCAACAATACAAGTTGTTTTCTATACATAATATCAATTTGTTGAATGCCACTAAACATTTCAGAGCTTAGAAGGAAgcacttgtttttaaatacagatcAGTTTAAGACAAGCCTGAGGCATAactcattttcttccagtttcatactcaaagaaaatgtaagaaattaAGTTTTCTTTCTGACTATTCTGATTAAATGGTGAGATAGCTGTAATGCTCATGGCACCACCCAAGAAGCACAGGCTGACAAActaaaacagctgctgctacATCTAGGCCAAAGGATTACACCATCCACAGATATTGCTCAGAAACCCAATCTCTAACTTGTCCTGAAAATGCATCCCAGCTGAAAACATTAAACAAATCTCATAagagaaaaatttcttcacagtGAAGGTGGTCAAACACTAAACAGGCTTCCTACAGAGGTGGTTGATGCTCAACACCTGTCAATGTTCAAGGCATTTGGATAATATAATGCCCTCATTAACActctttaacttttggttagccccaAATAGACCAAGAATTTGGACTAGGTATCTtcaaactgaactattctattctatctTATTTCTTCGCAATCTCCAATCTTTCATCCAAGAAAGGGGGAAGAGACCAGTACTACTTGTTAAATACTGCTAGAATTTGCATTAGGCTGAGTCTGAACATTCATAAAATGTTACCTTTAAGTAATTATTGCACTGTTGGGTGAAAAGACTAAAAATAATACTTACTGGAAAAGATTTAATGGACCAGACAATTTCACTGTTCTCTGGAACCCATTTGACACTTCCAACAGTGGTTTTAAACTTTGGCGAGTCTGCATCATTTGGTACTGGAATGTGAATTTCTACATTGTTGGCAGTTGATCTACGCTTAAACTGACTTTTCGCCtaaagaaggaaagggagaaaaaacagtCTCTAAATATTTCCATTCTGTGAGCAAGTTCAGAGAGCTTTGAGACACACAATTCCCCCTCCACCCCAGCCTACTGAGAAAGCACTACAACAGAGAACAAACGAACTTCTCTAAAAAGATGCAAGTCCCACAGAAATGTTAGATGTTTGTACAAAAATACATGCACTGCTGGCCaagcactgaaaacaaatgagAGAGAAGACTAAAAGTAGCCATAATTATTTTAGAACTTCTGACCTTGATCATGTACTCGATGCGGCTGTGGGAATGTTTCTCAATGACGGACTCAATCCAGATAAGTGGTTTTACCTGATCAGAAAAACATTCAACAGCTGTAGATTTTACTTCAACATGGTCACAACAATATCATTTCCACATAGAATTACACTCAATACCTGAATcccacagaaacacagaaagttTGCGGTGTTTGAAGTGACAGGTGTTTTTTGGGAAGTAATTATACAAATAATCAAGAACTGACATAAAACCAAACTTGCAAAAACGACaggcataaggaaaaaaaaaaggctctctCTGATTAGTTCCAAACATCTTCAGTTATCAAATATTTTGGAATGTATGTGGGTGTTTTTtcctgtagcttttttttttttttttgaagaggtTAAAGAATGAACTCTAATTCAGAACTACCATCctttaaaaggaaggaaaaaagccaaCTAAATTCATGTGAAAACTTAAGAACTTTTCACTTCTTGTCTCCTGTCATAGTTGCAAATTACAGACCTCCTCTATACtgaccttttccttttctcaaagCAAAGCTATCTTTATCGTTGTGGCTAACATACTCTATACTGATGTTGTCAAGCACAATGAATTGCCACACTATCATTTCATCACGTggttagcttaaaaaaaaaataaataaatcatccaAATGGTGTTTTGGGAGCAGTTTCAATAGCAGTTGAAAAGATGGAGACTTGCTGCCAAGTTATTTCTAAACTCATTCTTACTTCCTCCAAAAAGAGCAAGCACAAAGTTTTGCTATTAATGTTTGACTTCACAACTACTATACTGCCcatacttaaaagaaaaaaaaaaaaaaaggaaagccatTAGCAACTTCACCTACGGGCTAAATTATTCTCATATAAAAAATTGCTGTAGTCCAGACCCAAACATCCAGGCTTACGTGGGTATTAAGACGATACGACATGAGTTCGAACTCTCCATCAGGCGGAATGAAAGAAATCGTCCTGTCGTTTTCAAAGCGAGAGAGACGAACACACTGGTGAAATTTCACATCTTCCAGTTCTACAGATTTACTTTTGCCACCTATCAAAAAACACATGCCAAAATTTCAAGTTGCTCCTCCTATTACATCTGAAGCCTCATCACAGCCAGCTACACAGCAAAGTAGCTGCCTGCTCCTATTTCCCCCCCACACCTTGGTTTAGCCTGCTGTAGTTTTTTAGGACTATGAAACTCccaatgaaaagagaaaaggaagccCAGATAGTTACCACGTTCACAGTGCTATTCCATCTTTTCCTGGTACTAGCATACAAAACCTAATGCagttttctgattaaaaaaaaaaaaagtatttctatcACTTTAGAACAAATCCTTTCACCTGAGCTTCAAGCATCCCCAAGCCTAAGGTTTCAGAGAACAGCCTTAACGATTCCCAAGCCATCACTGAAATACTCACGGCCTGTATTATCGAAGAGAACTTTGTCATTTAAACCAAGGCGGAGCTCTGGCATTCCTGAAAGAAAGACTCGCATTTTGATGGATCCAACTATCTCACTCCGCAACACATTTCCATTGGCACTGACCTGgacagcaaagaaaagaaaggtaatATTGCCCTGACGTGACACCAAACATTACTCCCACCCCATCCTCATGCCCCACGTTTTCTTGGATGTCTTTCTCCTTAGAAATCAATCCAGCTGAATATAATTGATCAGGGACAAGATGGGGAGAGAtcgagggaggaggaggaaaggacaTGTCAGAAATTAGCTTTGGAATTGTCAGGCACAGAGCACATATCCAAGTAAGGACACTGAATAGACCAATAATGCTTTAAGATATACTCAGTCTTCATGACAAATTGTTTTGAGCATCACAGTGCACTAACCACAGTTAGGCTAATTTTTTATTATAACCTTGTAGGTTTTTCAGACAATCAGCTCTTTTCAAGACTTCCTACTAAGTTTTCATTACAAGTTCAAGGAGAAGGTACTCACCAAAAGGTTAACAGACTCTATAACGTCTAGGAacacttcattcttcctgtaTTTTATCCCTTCTGACCTCCATGAAACAGCATTTGTAACAGTGGCAGGTGGACGTGGAGCTCCAGTTTCAAGTTTGTGACCTTCCTGAGTGATGTACCTTTACAACCACATAATTGGgttgaaaaacaaattatgtTTTGCAAAGTTTGAAGCACATTCCCCGTCAGACTCACATCAGCAATAAACAGAAgttcatagaatatcctgagctggaagggacccacaaggatcagtgagtccaactcctagcaCCACACAgatctacccaaaaattcagaattATGAATGAGAGCACAGcccaaacgcttcttaaactcccgacaggcttggtgccatgaccacgtccctagggagcctgttccagtgcgcgacaaccctctcagtgaaggatcttttcctgatatccagcctgaacctcccctgtcacagcctgaccccattccctcaggtcctatcactACTCACTAAGGAGAAtagatcagtgcctgcccctccactcctccttgtgaggaagctgtagaccacgatgaggtctcccctcagtctcttcttttccaggctgaacaggccaagtgccctcagccgctccttgtatgttgtcccctctaggcccttcaccatcttcgtcgccctcctccggagtctctccaacagtttcatatccttcttgtacacagtgctcgaggtaaggccgcaccagcgcagagcgggacgatcacctccctcgaccgtGCAATGCCATGCtcgatgcaccccaggataggGTTGTCCCTCCTGGctaccagggcacactgctggctcttgTTCACCTTCAAATCTGTCCAGATcactctgcaaggcctttccaccctcaaaaGACacctcctcccagtttagtatcatcagcaaatttacTTAAAACATCTTCTAGTCCTCCATCCAAAttctttatgaaaacactgaagagaactggccctaagatagagccctgggggaccccgCTGGTGATGgtcaccagcctgatgtagcccAATtcaccacaaccctttgagccctaccCATTGGATACTACGACATTACATTTTACCAAGTATTAAATATTCTGATAACTGATACTTACTCTTGTAAAATTTTACTATCAGTGGTTTGCGGGTAACCAAAATCCATAAGCTCATCTAACAACtcataaataataacaaaattatCCCTAATGCTCTCTTCTTCC is a window from the Anas platyrhynchos isolate ZD024472 breed Pekin duck chromosome 29, IASCAAS_PekinDuck_T2T, whole genome shotgun sequence genome containing:
- the AP1M1 gene encoding AP-1 complex subunit mu-1; its protein translation is MSASAVYVLDLKGKVLICRNYRGDVDMSEVEHFMPILMEKEEEGTLSPILAHGGVRFMWIKHNNLYLVATSKKNACVSLVFSFLYKVVQVFSEYFKELEEESIRDNFVIIYELLDELMDFGYPQTTDSKILQEYITQEGHKLETGAPRPPATVTNAVSWRSEGIKYRKNEVFLDVIESVNLLVSANGNVLRSEIVGSIKMRVFLSGMPELRLGLNDKVLFDNTGRGKSKSVELEDVKFHQCVRLSRFENDRTISFIPPDGEFELMSYRLNTHVKPLIWIESVIEKHSHSRIEYMIKAKSQFKRRSTANNVEIHIPVPNDADSPKFKTTVGSVKWVPENSEIVWSIKSFPGGKEYLMRAHFGLPSVEAEDKEGKPPISVKFEIPYFTTSGIQVRYLKIIEKSGYQALPWVRYITQNGDYQLRTQ